A region from the Desulfomarina profundi genome encodes:
- a CDS encoding glycine betaine ABC transporter substrate-binding protein has protein sequence MKKILKKIGFITSTLCAVFIASTALAGSVTVGGKGFTEQLLLAEITSQYLTSKGYEVKLKTGMGTSLVRSALENKQVDLYWEYTGTAFLTFHKNKFANQSANEIYNAVKAKDAEAGIVWLNPSAANDTYALAVRKADAESKGLKTLEDLATKLNGGEKLTLGCNIEFYKRDDGLKPLQKAYGFKFPRSDVKRMETGLVYKALKDGNVDVGLVFATDGRIPAFNFVVLKDTKNFFPAYAITPTIRKETLDANPDLAKHLNTLSGLLDDATMSRLNAEVDVDKKSVTEVAKNFLTSQNLL, from the coding sequence TTGAAAAAGATACTGAAAAAAATTGGCTTTATCACGAGCACACTTTGTGCAGTTTTCATAGCCTCAACAGCGCTAGCAGGCTCTGTTACTGTAGGTGGAAAAGGGTTTACCGAACAACTTCTTTTGGCAGAAATTACCAGTCAGTACCTTACGAGTAAGGGGTACGAAGTAAAACTCAAAACCGGTATGGGTACTTCTCTGGTGCGTAGCGCGCTAGAAAACAAACAGGTAGACCTCTATTGGGAATATACCGGTACAGCGTTTCTGACTTTTCATAAAAATAAGTTTGCAAACCAGTCGGCCAATGAGATTTATAATGCAGTGAAAGCCAAAGATGCTGAAGCAGGTATTGTCTGGCTTAATCCTTCAGCAGCAAATGACACCTACGCTCTAGCTGTTCGAAAGGCTGATGCGGAATCAAAAGGACTCAAAACCCTGGAGGACCTGGCAACTAAACTTAATGGAGGAGAAAAACTGACCCTCGGGTGCAATATTGAGTTTTATAAGCGAGATGATGGTTTGAAACCGCTACAGAAGGCTTATGGCTTCAAATTCCCACGCTCTGACGTAAAGCGTATGGAAACAGGTTTAGTGTACAAGGCCTTAAAAGACGGCAACGTAGATGTGGGATTAGTTTTTGCTACAGATGGGCGCATCCCGGCCTTCAATTTCGTTGTACTCAAGGACACAAAGAACTTCTTCCCTGCATATGCCATTACCCCCACTATCCGCAAAGAGACACTGGATGCTAATCCAGATCTCGCGAAACACCTCAATACCTTGTCTGGGTTGCTCGACGATGCGACAATGTCTAGATTAAACGCGGAAGTGGATGTTGACAAGAAATCGGTCACAGAAGTGGCAAAAAATTTCCTGACATCACAAAATCTATTGTAA
- a CDS encoding MmgE/PrpD family protein: MNYTKQTLKFIGDLNWEKIPEAVQHQSKRCLMDALGALISGHNTPVGEMLESFAMEQFPGTQASIMVSGKKVSVSGAVLANGFAGNALDIDDGYRPTMGHPGAGILPVLLGAAQLTASPEKQISGKDFLTSLVVGYEIGARVGLIRHATYQTYHSSGSWGAISGAAAAGKLLGLSDDHLHHALGAAEYHAP; the protein is encoded by the coding sequence GTGAACTATACCAAGCAGACACTTAAATTTATCGGCGATTTAAACTGGGAAAAAATACCCGAAGCAGTACAACACCAGTCTAAACGCTGTCTCATGGATGCACTAGGAGCTCTCATTTCCGGTCATAACACGCCGGTTGGGGAAATGCTGGAATCCTTTGCCATGGAACAATTCCCCGGAACGCAGGCCAGCATCATGGTCTCTGGCAAAAAGGTATCAGTTTCCGGTGCGGTTCTGGCCAATGGTTTTGCAGGCAATGCTCTAGATATTGATGACGGATATCGACCAACAATGGGGCATCCCGGTGCTGGAATCCTGCCGGTTCTTTTGGGGGCAGCTCAACTGACAGCCAGTCCAGAAAAGCAGATCAGCGGCAAGGATTTTCTAACTTCTCTTGTTGTCGGCTATGAAATCGGGGCCCGAGTAGGTCTAATCCGGCACGCAACCTACCAAACCTATCATTCTTCCGGATCATGGGGTGCAATCAGCGGCGCAGCCGCTGCTGGTAAATTGCTGGGGTTAAGCGATGACCACCTTCATCATGCCCTCGGTGCAGCTGAATATCATGCCCCATAG